The Levilactobacillus namurensis genomic interval TCCAAGGCGGAGACGGGTTCGTCGGCGATGATCAGCTTGGGGTTGGTGGCCACGGCCCGGGCGACCCCGATCCGTTGCCGTTGGCCTCCGGAAAATTGGTGCGGGTACTTGTATAACGCATCAACGTCCAAACCAACAATGTCCAGGAGTTGTAAGACCCGCAACTTTTCGTCCTCCTTACTCAGGTGTTCGAAGTTCCGGAGGGGTTCGGCGATGATGTCCTCGATTCGTTTCCGTGGATTCAAACTGGAAAGGGAGTCTTGGAAAATCATTTGCACGTCGTGGTTGTAGTCCAACTTCCGCCGATTGGCTTTCTTGGTAATGTCTTGACCGTTGTACAGGATGGAGCCGCCGGTGACCTTTTCCAAGCCCACCACAGATTTCCCGGTGGTCGACTTCCCGGACCCGGATTCACCCACCAGGCCGTAAGTTTCGCCGGCTTCAATGTTGAAGGTGATGCCGTCAACGGCGGGCACTTCGTCGGTGACCCGGTTCCAGAAGCCCGAACGGATGGGGTAGTGGACCTTCAGATCTTTGATTTCAACTAAGCTCATTCAGTCACGCTTCCTTTCTCTGGTTGGTCTGGAAATTGAAAATCACGGTAGCAGGTGCACCGAACTAAGTGGCCCGCTGTGACTTCATGCATGGTCGG includes:
- a CDS encoding ATP-binding cassette domain-containing protein, which codes for MSLVEIKDLKVHYPIRSGFWNRVTDEVPAVDGITFNIEAGETYGLVGESGSGKSTTGKSVVGLEKVTGGSILYNGQDITKKANRRKLDYNHDVQMIFQDSLSSLNPRKRIEDIIAEPLRNFEHLSKEDEKLRVLQLLDIVGLDVDALYKYPHQFSGGQRQRIGVARAVATNPKLIIADEPVSALDLSVQAQVLNFMKKIQREFGISYLFISHDLGVVRHMCNNIAIMNRGRLVEIGTRDDIYNHPLHIYTKRLLAAIPETNVNQRAAHRASRLAVEEVYREQQSKYYDPDGKAYPLVAVSPTHQVALPEAVAHQLAQQESEVQA